From Streptomyces sp. NBC_01460, a single genomic window includes:
- a CDS encoding phosphotriesterase family protein yields MNRPAPRTLRTVTGELPAGSVHGPVLAHEHLALDLDRRGDGAAVLHPEVHAAAVTAELATLREESGLALVVELTCRGMGRDADTLARISRESGVAVVAATGWYYEPFHTPEIDAGDVEQLTGVLVHEIEDGVDGTGIRPGVLGEIGSHGDVPTASEAKVLRAGARAALATGLSVATHAQLGRGGLAQLDLLTGEGLPAHRVGIGHQDLLDDPGVHRELAARGAYVAFDTVGKSSYQDDRTRLRLLLALVEAGHADRALLSCDISRHGYLLDEGGQGYGHLFRSFLPRLRAEGADDDLVDLLTRRNPLRFLTGASEEDH; encoded by the coding sequence ATGAACCGCCCCGCACCACGCACCCTGCGCACCGTCACCGGGGAGCTGCCCGCCGGCTCCGTACACGGTCCCGTCCTGGCCCACGAGCACCTCGCCCTCGACCTGGACCGCCGGGGCGACGGTGCGGCCGTCCTCCACCCGGAGGTCCACGCCGCAGCCGTGACAGCCGAGCTGGCCACGCTGCGGGAGGAGTCCGGGCTCGCCCTCGTCGTCGAGCTGACCTGCCGGGGCATGGGACGCGACGCCGACACCCTGGCGAGGATCTCCCGGGAGTCCGGGGTCGCCGTCGTCGCGGCGACCGGCTGGTACTACGAGCCGTTCCACACGCCGGAGATCGACGCGGGAGATGTGGAACAGCTGACCGGGGTCCTCGTCCACGAGATCGAGGACGGCGTCGACGGGACCGGTATCCGGCCCGGTGTCCTCGGTGAGATCGGCAGTCACGGCGACGTCCCGACCGCTTCCGAGGCCAAGGTGCTCCGGGCCGGTGCGCGTGCCGCGCTGGCCACAGGCCTCTCCGTCGCCACCCACGCACAGCTGGGCCGGGGCGGCCTCGCCCAGCTGGACCTGCTCACCGGTGAGGGGCTGCCCGCCCATCGCGTGGGCATCGGCCACCAGGACCTGCTCGACGACCCGGGCGTCCACCGGGAACTCGCGGCCCGAGGGGCGTACGTCGCCTTCGACACCGTGGGCAAGTCGTCCTACCAGGACGACCGGACCCGGCTGAGGCTGCTGCTCGCCCTCGTGGAGGCCGGCCACGCCGACCGCGCCCTGCTCAGCTGCGACATCTCCCGCCACGGCTACCTCCTGGACGAAGGGGGCCAGGGCTACGGGCACCTCTTCCGGAGCTTCCTGCCACGCCTCCGGGCGGAGGGCGCCGATGACGACCTGGTCGACCTGCTGACCCGCCGCAATCCGCTGCGCTTCCTGACCGGCGCGAGCGAGGAGGACCACTGA